Proteins from a single region of Candidatus Margulisiibacteriota bacterium:
- a CDS encoding NAD(+)/NADH kinase, giving the protein MTTVGVIYKKEDSLIAGTAQQVIRDLKKEGYKVDLAKAKFVITLGGDGTILKAARALAPRGLPILGVHLGGIGFLSELELRELKTALRQVRAGKYVIDERIMIEAHTAGKKLVALNDLVITKSGIARVIKFELEGIARYTADGLILATPTGSTAYNLAAGGPLLDPNASSLIISAICPHSLSNRSLVTNGPVTFTLHRGDGVLLTADGQQLLPLKVDQQVVVRKSEHKARFIRLKDYNFFARVKKTFGFGEGN; this is encoded by the coding sequence ATGACGACCGTCGGGGTTATTTACAAGAAAGAAGATTCGCTGATCGCGGGGACCGCCCAGCAAGTGATCCGGGACCTGAAAAAAGAGGGGTATAAGGTCGATCTGGCCAAGGCCAAGTTCGTCATTACCCTCGGCGGCGACGGGACGATCCTCAAAGCGGCCCGGGCGCTGGCGCCGCGCGGCCTGCCGATCCTGGGAGTCCACCTGGGGGGGATCGGTTTTCTCTCGGAGCTGGAACTGCGCGAATTAAAAACCGCCTTGCGGCAGGTCCGGGCGGGGAAATATGTGATTGACGAGCGGATCATGATCGAGGCGCACACCGCCGGGAAAAAACTGGTCGCCTTGAATGATCTGGTCATCACTAAAAGCGGTATCGCCCGGGTCATTAAATTTGAATTAGAGGGGATCGCCCGCTACACGGCCGACGGCTTGATCCTGGCGACGCCGACCGGCTCGACCGCCTACAACCTGGCGGCCGGCGGCCCGCTCCTTGACCCGAATGCTTCCAGCCTGATCATCTCGGCCATCTGTCCTCATAGCCTAAGCAACCGCTCACTGGTCACGAATGGGCCGGTGACCTTTACCTTGCACCGGGGCGACGGAGTTCTTCTGACGGCCGATGGCCAGCAACTCCTCCCGTTGAAGGTTGATCAGCAGGTCGTGGTCAGGAAGTCGGAGCACAAAGCGCGGTTCATCCGATTAAAAGATTATAACTTCTTTGCCCGGGTGAAAAAGACTTTTGGTTTTGGAGAAGGGAACTAG
- the fabF gene encoding beta-ketoacyl-ACP synthase II, which yields MRRVVITGLGAVTPIGIGHAKYFANLCAGQSGIGPITHFDTTGFETTIAGQVNDFDPALFLERKEARKLARFIQFAVAAAKLAVADAKLAIGPDNCNEIAVVVGSGIGGIDMLEQQAYILRDKGPSRLSPFTVPYMITDMAAGYVSIMLGAKGPNFCVVTACATGTNCIGEAYKTIQRGAAEMALCGGAEAAITPLGVASFSAARALSTRNAEPTRASRPFDRERDGFVMGEGGGIVVLETLESAQKRGVHIYAELVGYGASGDANHITAPAPGGEGAVRAIRAALKDANLKPEDIDYVNAHGTSTELNDKYETMALKTAFGDHAPKLAISSNKSMIGHLLGASGAVELIATTLSVVNDLAPPTANYENPDPECDLDYIPKEARKMPIRAAISNSFGFGGHNAILVVKKYA from the coding sequence ATGAGACGGGTCGTCATTACCGGCCTCGGCGCCGTCACCCCGATCGGCATCGGCCACGCCAAGTATTTCGCCAACCTCTGCGCCGGCCAGAGCGGCATTGGTCCGATCACCCATTTTGACACGACCGGCTTTGAGACGACGATCGCCGGCCAGGTCAACGACTTCGACCCCGCCCTCTTCCTGGAGCGGAAAGAGGCGCGCAAGCTGGCGCGCTTTATCCAGTTCGCCGTGGCCGCCGCCAAACTGGCGGTCGCCGACGCCAAACTGGCCATCGGCCCGGACAATTGCAACGAGATCGCCGTCGTTGTCGGTTCCGGCATCGGCGGGATCGACATGCTGGAGCAACAGGCCTATATTTTGCGGGACAAAGGACCGTCCCGGCTCTCCCCGTTCACCGTCCCCTATATGATCACCGACATGGCAGCCGGTTACGTTTCGATCATGCTCGGCGCCAAAGGCCCCAATTTTTGCGTCGTGACCGCCTGCGCCACCGGGACCAACTGCATCGGCGAGGCCTATAAGACGATCCAGCGCGGCGCGGCCGAAATGGCCCTCTGCGGCGGGGCCGAAGCGGCCATCACCCCGCTCGGGGTCGCCAGTTTCTCCGCGGCCCGGGCCCTTTCCACCCGCAATGCCGAACCGACCCGGGCCAGCCGGCCGTTCGATCGGGAACGGGACGGTTTTGTCATGGGCGAAGGGGGCGGGATCGTCGTCCTGGAAACTCTCGAATCGGCCCAGAAACGGGGCGTCCATATTTACGCCGAACTGGTCGGTTACGGCGCCAGCGGCGACGCCAACCATATCACCGCGCCCGCGCCCGGCGGCGAAGGGGCGGTCCGGGCGATCCGGGCGGCGCTCAAGGACGCCAACCTGAAGCCGGAAGATATCGACTACGTCAACGCCCACGGCACTTCGACCGAACTGAACGATAAATACGAGACGATGGCGCTCAAGACCGCTTTCGGCGACCACGCCCCAAAGCTCGCCATCAGCTCCAACAAGTCGATGATCGGCCATCTCCTTGGCGCCTCCGGCGCGGTCGAGCTCATCGCCACCACCCTGTCAGTGGTCAACGATCTCGCCCCGCCAACCGCCAATTACGAGAACCCGGACCCGGAGTGCGACCTGGATTACATCCCCAAAGAGGCGAGAAAAATGCCGATCCGCGCCGCTATTTCCAACTCTTTCGGCTTCGGCGGGCACAACGCTATTCTGGTAGTCAAAAAATACGCCTGA
- a CDS encoding transglycosylase SLT domain-containing protein, which produces MKHSLATLLLLLALAWPLQAASLEGGKLEAGALFAQAVELRAAGRTTEALALFRQAAEAKAFPLADYAQFEVGETLYAGGAYEQAIPEYYQLVTGYFGSLLQPPANLMLGKAYFNSKNFPQAIKTFRNLINKYADAPEAAEASFLIARAKQGAGDWAGAYLAYGETDLLHPLTYFGKQSRLAIAALKKAHKKKLPKFQASAAALFKKGMDYFDQDDFEMAANIFSRLAREYPKSRLVTEAWLMLGRAEMQSNQSAAISDLRRATAGPPNLAGRAHYYLGQAYGRRGDYDNAIVSLLKVTDRYPESGLADDAAYWIAYYYEQKGNTDGALGGYYNLIKSYPYSASVSAAIWRLGRIYYWNSDFKNAATYFHLAQVYPPGEDSPRCLFFEAKALERLGNRAAAIEGYQKLVDRYDHTYYAYRALDKINAYGLTFHNRSPFTGEDFSLALNDMEAPDAAKLAAIMEIWERANAEVLGDSNSAEAQAHLIKYKELMSLNLTDYAADEARYLVGITSDTEKESVQTKLGEMLVSRGNYRTPIRFADRRIKAAIMAGQQSAVPKKMWELSYPKAYWRQAVSQAAKFRTDPYLLLAVMREESRFNPRAKSRSSARGLMQIMPATGRGIAKNLKYGSYRTAHLYTPAVNIEMGSYYLTDLIKRFSDNAYLAVAGYNGGPNRIKRYVDSWYNGNLGAVDIDEFVESIPIRETRLYVQKVMGSYFEYKRLYDRKRG; this is translated from the coding sequence ATGAAACACTCCCTGGCTACCCTATTATTGCTCCTGGCGCTGGCTTGGCCCCTCCAGGCCGCTTCACTCGAGGGAGGGAAGCTTGAAGCGGGGGCGCTTTTTGCCCAGGCCGTTGAACTGCGCGCCGCCGGACGGACCACCGAAGCGCTCGCCCTCTTCCGCCAGGCAGCCGAAGCCAAGGCTTTTCCCCTGGCCGATTACGCCCAGTTCGAGGTCGGCGAGACCCTTTACGCCGGCGGCGCCTATGAGCAAGCTATCCCCGAATATTACCAGTTAGTCACCGGCTATTTCGGCAGCCTCCTCCAGCCCCCGGCAAATTTAATGTTAGGTAAAGCCTATTTTAATAGTAAGAACTTCCCCCAAGCTATAAAAACATTCCGTAACCTGATCAACAAGTATGCTGACGCGCCCGAAGCGGCCGAAGCCTCTTTCCTGATCGCGCGCGCCAAGCAGGGGGCTGGCGACTGGGCGGGGGCCTATCTCGCTTACGGGGAGACCGATCTCCTCCATCCTCTGACTTACTTTGGCAAACAGTCCCGGCTGGCGATCGCGGCGCTGAAAAAGGCCCATAAAAAAAAGCTCCCTAAATTCCAGGCCTCCGCCGCCGCGCTCTTCAAGAAGGGGATGGACTATTTCGACCAGGACGACTTTGAGATGGCGGCTAACATCTTTTCCCGCCTGGCCCGTGAATATCCTAAAAGCCGGCTCGTCACTGAAGCCTGGTTGATGCTCGGCCGGGCCGAAATGCAGAGCAACCAATCAGCGGCTATTTCCGACCTGCGGCGCGCCACGGCCGGGCCGCCGAACCTGGCTGGCCGCGCCCATTATTATCTCGGCCAGGCTTACGGCCGCCGCGGCGATTATGACAACGCCATCGTCTCTCTCTTAAAAGTAACTGACCGCTACCCCGAGTCCGGCCTGGCCGACGACGCCGCCTACTGGATCGCTTATTATTATGAACAGAAAGGGAATACCGACGGAGCGCTGGGTGGTTATTACAACCTGATCAAGTCTTACCCCTACAGCGCGTCGGTCTCGGCCGCCATCTGGCGGCTCGGCCGCATTTATTACTGGAACAGCGATTTCAAGAACGCCGCCACCTATTTCCATTTAGCCCAGGTCTACCCGCCGGGCGAAGATAGTCCGCGCTGCCTCTTTTTTGAGGCGAAGGCGCTGGAGCGGCTCGGCAACCGGGCCGCCGCCATCGAGGGCTACCAAAAGCTGGTCGACCGCTACGACCACACCTATTACGCTTACCGGGCGCTGGATAAGATCAACGCCTATGGTTTGACCTTTCATAACCGCTCCCCTTTCACCGGCGAAGATTTTAGCCTGGCGCTGAACGATATGGAGGCCCCCGATGCCGCCAAATTAGCCGCCATCATGGAGATCTGGGAAAGAGCGAACGCGGAAGTGCTGGGGGACTCAAACAGCGCCGAAGCCCAGGCCCACCTGATCAAATACAAGGAACTGATGAGCCTTAACCTGACCGATTACGCCGCCGATGAGGCCCGCTATCTGGTCGGCATTACCTCTGATACCGAGAAAGAATCTGTCCAGACAAAACTGGGTGAAATGCTGGTCAGCCGCGGCAATTACCGGACGCCGATCAGGTTCGCCGACCGCCGGATCAAGGCAGCGATCATGGCCGGCCAGCAAAGCGCCGTCCCCAAGAAAATGTGGGAGCTCTCTTATCCCAAGGCGTATTGGCGCCAAGCCGTGAGCCAGGCCGCCAAATTCCGGACCGACCCTTATCTCTTGCTGGCGGTGATGCGCGAAGAGAGCCGGTTCAACCCGCGGGCCAAGTCCCGCTCCAGCGCCCGCGGCCTGATGCAGATCATGCCGGCCACCGGCCGGGGGATCGCTAAAAATTTAAAATACGGCAGTTACCGGACCGCCCACCTCTACACGCCGGCAGTCAACATCGAGATGGGGAGTTATTATCTGACCGACCTGATCAAGCGCTTCAGCGACAACGCCTACCTGGCCGTGGCCGGCTACAACGGCGGGCCGAACCGGATCAAAAGATACGTCGATAGCTGGTATAATGGCAACCTGGGGGCGGTCGACATCGATGAGTTCGTTGAAAGCATTCCCATTCGCGAGACCCGCCTCTACGTCCAGAAAGTGATGGGGAGCTACTTCGAGTACAAGAGGCTTTATGACCGAAAGAGAGGATAA
- a CDS encoding serine/threonine protein kinase gives MTSVWQELNHDNILDACERTIGEKLSPLLLQRNSYINRVYELERYASRERLIAKFYRPGRWPGTLIREEHQLLKTLAEQEIPVIPPLEIKGETLFDNIIPFALFPKRGGRALDEFNQPTWEELGRLLARIHLISSLQTKSQRVVWRPAVATRHHLEVLLNSPFLLPDFKLALERTAEEFIKAKDPLFAGVEFILCHGDCHKGNLIHRPNEGIYIVDFDDICVAPPVQDLWLLLPDTPEKCENELAWFLKGYELFRPFDRASLELYLPLRGMRMLHFAAWLAVQSQEPDFPTHFPETGTPRYWNELIKELQALIYTDLTLPR, from the coding sequence ATGACTTCCGTCTGGCAGGAACTGAACCATGACAATATCCTCGACGCTTGCGAGCGGACCATCGGGGAAAAACTAAGCCCCCTCCTCCTCCAACGCAACAGCTACATCAACCGGGTTTATGAGCTGGAGCGCTACGCCTCGCGCGAGCGGCTGATCGCTAAATTCTACCGCCCGGGACGCTGGCCGGGAACCCTCATCCGCGAAGAACATCAATTATTAAAGACCCTGGCCGAGCAAGAAATACCGGTCATCCCCCCGCTGGAAATTAAGGGGGAAACCCTCTTCGACAATATCATCCCGTTCGCTCTTTTCCCTAAACGAGGCGGCCGCGCCCTCGACGAGTTCAACCAGCCGACTTGGGAAGAGCTCGGCCGTCTGCTGGCCAGGATCCATCTGATCAGCTCTCTGCAGACAAAAAGCCAACGGGTCGTCTGGCGGCCGGCGGTCGCGACGCGGCATCACCTGGAAGTTTTACTTAACAGCCCTTTCCTCCTCCCCGATTTTAAGCTGGCCCTGGAGCGGACCGCCGAAGAATTCATTAAAGCCAAAGATCCCCTCTTTGCCGGGGTCGAATTCATCCTCTGCCACGGCGATTGCCATAAAGGGAACCTGATCCACCGCCCCAACGAGGGGATCTACATCGTCGATTTTGACGATATTTGTGTCGCCCCGCCGGTCCAGGACCTTTGGCTACTCCTCCCGGATACGCCGGAAAAGTGCGAGAATGAACTGGCCTGGTTCCTAAAAGGCTATGAACTCTTCCGGCCGTTCGACCGCGCTTCACTGGAGCTTTATCTCCCTCTGCGGGGGATGAGGATGCTCCATTTTGCCGCCTGGCTGGCGGTCCAGAGCCAGGAGCCTGATTTCCCGACCCATTTCCCCGAGACCGGAACTCCCCGCTACTGGAACGAACTGATCAAAGAACTGCAGGCGTTGATCTACACAGATTTGACCCTCCCCCGATAA
- the rlmB gene encoding 23S rRNA (guanosine(2251)-2'-O)-methyltransferase RlmB — MFKYRDLPELLEIAAARNESPFLLVLDGIEDPHNFGAILRTAEAAGVHGVVIRKARQAPVTETVIKVSTGAAEMVPIARVPNIAEAIRWLRDQSLTVFGVEIDGKRLYNQADYRGPVALVIGSEGAGIARLVKERCDEVVRLPMRGKINSLNASVAAGILLYEVLRQRLPI, encoded by the coding sequence ATGTTTAAATACCGCGACCTGCCCGAACTGCTCGAGATCGCCGCGGCTAGGAACGAGTCCCCTTTCCTTCTCGTTCTCGACGGTATTGAGGACCCGCATAATTTCGGCGCCATCCTGCGCACGGCCGAGGCGGCCGGCGTCCACGGCGTCGTCATCCGCAAGGCGCGCCAGGCCCCGGTGACCGAAACGGTCATTAAAGTCTCGACCGGCGCGGCGGAAATGGTCCCCATCGCCCGGGTGCCCAACATCGCCGAGGCTATCCGCTGGCTGCGCGACCAATCTCTGACGGTATTTGGGGTTGAAATAGACGGAAAGAGGTTATATAATCAAGCAGATTACCGGGGACCTGTCGCCCTGGTCATCGGCAGCGAAGGAGCGGGGATCGCCCGCCTGGTCAAGGAGCGCTGCGACGAGGTGGTCCGTTTGCCGATGCGCGGCAAGATCAACTCGCTCAACGCTTCCGTGGCTGCCGGCATATTACTTTACGAGGTTCTTCGACAACGACTTCCTATATAA
- the galT gene encoding galactose-1-phosphate uridylyltransferase encodes MPELRQNPATKEWVIIATERAKRPEEFYSGPMVRLPVEKDGCPFCVGREDQTPKEILAYRTYNTKPNHPGWWIRIIPNAFPALVPEGVPERSQVENFFTRMAGLGEHEVIIESPNHDETIVTMEPKQVEEIFLAYRERYITLSKDPRFEMVILFKNHGASAGTSLRHPHSQIISVPVTPLHIRNRIESAMHYFDDYGTCVYCEMISKEIKMGERIVLESDNYVVFEPFASRSPFETWVLPKKHNSSFENISAEHAKELAFVMRGALTKIYNSLNNPDYNFVIRSTPVHEKNVEYFHWHIMILPRVSAVAGFELGSGIYINTVIPEDAARYLRETRV; translated from the coding sequence ATGCCAGAGTTGCGCCAGAACCCGGCGACCAAAGAATGGGTCATCATAGCGACGGAACGGGCCAAACGGCCGGAAGAATTCTACTCCGGGCCGATGGTTAGGCTCCCGGTCGAGAAGGATGGCTGTCCGTTTTGCGTCGGTCGGGAAGACCAGACCCCCAAAGAGATCCTGGCTTACCGCACCTACAACACCAAACCAAATCACCCCGGCTGGTGGATCCGGATCATTCCCAACGCTTTTCCCGCCCTGGTCCCGGAAGGGGTCCCCGAACGTTCCCAGGTCGAGAACTTTTTTACCCGCATGGCCGGGTTGGGAGAACACGAAGTGATCATCGAGTCCCCCAACCATGACGAAACGATCGTGACCATGGAGCCGAAACAAGTTGAGGAGATATTTCTCGCTTACCGGGAAAGATATATCACCCTCTCCAAGGACCCGCGCTTTGAAATGGTCATCCTGTTCAAGAACCATGGGGCTTCGGCCGGGACCTCGCTCCGGCACCCGCACTCCCAGATCATTTCTGTTCCGGTCACCCCCCTGCATATCCGCAACCGGATCGAATCGGCGATGCATTATTTTGACGACTACGGGACCTGCGTCTATTGCGAAATGATCAGCAAGGAAATTAAAATGGGCGAGCGGATAGTGTTGGAGAGCGATAATTATGTCGTCTTTGAGCCGTTCGCCTCACGCTCCCCTTTTGAGACCTGGGTCCTGCCGAAAAAACATAACTCCTCCTTTGAGAACATCTCGGCCGAACATGCCAAGGAGCTGGCCTTTGTTATGCGCGGCGCGCTGACCAAGATCTATAATTCGTTGAACAACCCGGATTACAACTTTGTCATCCGTTCCACCCCGGTCCATGAAAAAAATGTCGAGTATTTCCACTGGCACATCATGATCCTCCCCCGCGTTTCCGCGGTGGCCGGTTTTGAGCTCGGCTCCGGTATTTACATTAATACGGTCATTCCCGAAGATGCCGCCCGGTATCTGCGCGAGACCAGGGTGTGA
- a CDS encoding aminotransferase class III-fold pyridoxal phosphate-dependent enzyme yields the protein MNNLKARGLKVMSPVLGKYFDDFEIAGGSGGYLNGLDGKKYLDFATGIACAVTGHCHPKVVTAIKRQAEKLIHACIGVAYYEPYVRLAEELARIVPMKNAQSFFCQSGSEAVEAALKLAKYVTRKPGIIAFQGAFHGRTLGALSVTTSKMKYRDGYEPLIPNVYIAPFDLKVVEGLIKSHPDQIGGMIIEPILGEGGYVAVPKQFLQGLRKLCDQKKIMLIFDEVQTGFGHTGKWFACQHAGVTPDIIALAKGIASGLPFGACIASAEVMGKWSPGAHGSTFGGNPVGCAAAIATIEVIKAEKMLPNTEKQGKYLLGKLKELQKKFPVIKEVRGLGLMIGVDFSASEPVKKIINYCLAKQLVLISTGGDGTVIRFIPPLNVTREQIDQALRVFAAALANV from the coding sequence ATGAACAATTTGAAAGCGCGCGGCCTAAAGGTGATGTCCCCGGTCCTGGGTAAATATTTTGACGACTTTGAGATCGCCGGCGGCTCCGGCGGTTATCTCAACGGCCTGGACGGGAAGAAGTACCTCGACTTTGCCACCGGCATCGCCTGCGCCGTCACCGGCCATTGCCACCCCAAGGTGGTGACCGCGATCAAGCGGCAGGCGGAGAAGCTGATCCACGCCTGCATCGGCGTCGCCTATTACGAGCCGTACGTCCGGCTGGCCGAAGAGCTGGCCCGGATCGTCCCCATGAAGAACGCCCAGTCCTTCTTTTGCCAGAGCGGGAGCGAAGCGGTCGAGGCCGCGCTCAAGCTCGCCAAGTATGTCACCAGGAAACCGGGGATCATCGCCTTTCAGGGCGCTTTCCACGGGCGGACCCTCGGCGCCCTCTCGGTCACTACCTCCAAAATGAAATACCGGGACGGCTACGAACCGCTTATCCCTAATGTTTACATCGCCCCGTTCGACCTGAAAGTGGTGGAAGGTTTGATCAAGAGCCACCCCGACCAGATCGGCGGAATGATCATAGAACCGATCCTCGGCGAAGGGGGCTATGTTGCCGTCCCCAAGCAATTTCTCCAGGGGTTGCGGAAGCTGTGCGACCAGAAAAAAATAATGCTGATCTTCGATGAGGTCCAGACCGGGTTCGGCCACACCGGCAAATGGTTCGCCTGCCAGCACGCCGGCGTCACCCCCGATATCATCGCCCTGGCCAAAGGGATCGCCTCCGGCCTCCCCTTCGGCGCCTGTATCGCCAGCGCGGAAGTCATGGGTAAATGGTCACCCGGAGCGCACGGCTCGACCTTCGGCGGTAACCCGGTCGGTTGCGCGGCGGCCATCGCCACGATCGAGGTTATCAAAGCGGAGAAGATGCTCCCCAACACTGAAAAGCAGGGGAAATATCTGCTGGGTAAATTGAAAGAGCTGCAGAAAAAGTTCCCCGTCATCAAGGAAGTGCGGGGGCTCGGCCTGATGATCGGTGTTGACTTCTCCGCCAGTGAACCGGTCAAAAAAATAATTAATTACTGCCTGGCTAAACAACTGGTCCTCATCTCGACTGGCGGCGACGGGACGGTCATCCGCTTTATCCCGCCGCTCAACGTCACCCGGGAACAGATCGATCAGGCGCTGCGCGTCTTTGCCGCGGCGCTGGCCAATGTTTAA
- a CDS encoding TlyA family RNA methyltransferase, with amino-acid sequence MSPFVSRGGLKLEHALNEFKIDVTGLACLDVGASTGGFTDCLLQRGAAKVYAIDVAYGQFDWKLRNDPRVVVVERTNIRYLKPDQLYGAADKASLAVIDVIFISLVTIFPAVYDLLAPQGEIVALIKPQFEAKREQVGRGGIVRDEAVRAEVVARIKQKAAELGWEVGGLTRSPIEGANGNVEFLIHLTKK; translated from the coding sequence GTGAGCCCCTTTGTCAGCCGCGGCGGGCTCAAGCTCGAACATGCCCTGAATGAGTTTAAGATCGATGTTACCGGCCTGGCCTGCCTCGACGTGGGGGCCTCGACCGGCGGCTTTACCGACTGCCTGCTGCAGCGCGGCGCGGCCAAGGTTTACGCGATCGATGTCGCCTACGGCCAGTTCGACTGGAAATTAAGGAACGACCCAAGAGTCGTGGTCGTCGAGCGGACAAATATTCGTTACCTGAAACCGGACCAACTTTATGGCGCGGCGGACAAAGCCAGTCTGGCCGTGATCGACGTTATCTTTATCTCGCTGGTCACGATCTTCCCGGCGGTTTATGACCTGCTAGCGCCCCAAGGAGAGATAGTAGCCCTGATCAAACCGCAATTTGAGGCGAAGAGAGAACAAGTTGGCCGGGGCGGGATCGTTCGGGACGAAGCGGTCCGGGCAGAAGTGGTGGCGAGGATCAAGCAAAAAGCGGCTGAACTCGGTTGGGAGGTTGGCGGCCTGACCCGGTCGCCGATCGAAGGAGCGAACGGCAATGTTGAGTTTCTTATCCACCTCACCAAAAAGTGA
- a CDS encoding S8 family peptidase yields the protein MNRQVLSAAAGWLLLSLLCLAHADYAPGQLAVKFKPGQVKTTSVSALSVKRGVAEIKKLFTAASVSALSVKYGGYRIKKLYADALAIRPDWTYLDNQYVLVFSPEADVKKAARDFGQDPNVVTAEPVSRVRAFDVTPLDTHYAQQWGLLKISAPSGWSRTTGASEVIIAVLDTGLNYNHEDFAGKVDTVHMKDFVNGDNDPMDDFGHGTAVSGVIGAVTNNSKGIAGVDWGAKILPLKVLDSSGSGVLTDINDALADIAALKSTGTNIVAANMSLGQYNSGADKYAEENPSNLKDRCQEAYNQGIVLVAAAGNDNVDWNTYPAYYSTVIAVAATDTTDKRSVWSSGQASNYGSWVDVAAPGSGIYSTGHPESSVQENNYYGSWSGTSLASPYVAGLAGLVKAAFPASSNAQIMDQIENWTDNIDAQQDPAYVGKLGSGRINVYKTLVSAGLLANISAPAAGAYLRGTVTVSGSASGWNFGAYTLEAVSNGSVEATITSSSSQVDNNTLANWDTTTVSDGAKSLRLRVYTVDGASLETAEAVTVNNILPVAALLTPAAGATVEGRTTITGTASNAFLDHYLLEYGSGEAPVVYQTIRLGYTSVTNGALGTWESAGLSGNYTLRLTAYNQAGSAATTSEIVAIKSEAPTKEIEPQPGLPLTFALPNPFDRQSAGEVSLVYNLQGNFNTTIYLFDLNGNLIWRRTYGAGENGGKSGANNPGWNGQNLYGEGVPNGVYFYQITSDRQVIGRGKIIVLN from the coding sequence ATGAACCGCCAAGTTTTGTCGGCCGCCGCCGGCTGGCTCCTCCTTTCATTATTATGCCTGGCCCACGCTGACTATGCCCCCGGCCAATTAGCGGTCAAATTCAAACCGGGACAAGTTAAAACCACGTCGGTTTCCGCTCTGAGCGTTAAGCGCGGCGTTGCCGAGATCAAAAAACTTTTCACGGCCGCGTCGGTTTCCGCCTTGAGCGTTAAATACGGCGGTTACCGGATTAAAAAACTCTATGCCGATGCTTTGGCCATCCGTCCCGACTGGACCTATCTGGATAACCAATACGTGTTGGTCTTTTCTCCGGAAGCCGACGTGAAAAAAGCGGCGCGCGATTTCGGCCAGGACCCGAATGTCGTGACTGCCGAGCCGGTCAGCAGGGTGCGGGCTTTTGATGTCACCCCTCTCGACACTCATTATGCGCAGCAATGGGGGTTGCTGAAGATCTCGGCGCCGAGCGGCTGGAGCCGGACGACCGGTGCTTCGGAAGTGATCATCGCGGTCCTCGATACCGGGCTTAACTACAACCACGAAGATTTTGCCGGCAAGGTCGATACCGTCCACATGAAGGATTTTGTCAACGGCGATAACGATCCTATGGACGATTTTGGCCACGGAACCGCCGTCTCCGGCGTGATCGGCGCGGTCACCAACAACTCCAAGGGGATCGCCGGGGTTGATTGGGGAGCAAAGATCCTGCCGCTTAAGGTTCTCGACAGCAGCGGAAGCGGGGTTCTGACCGATATCAATGATGCGTTAGCAGATATCGCCGCTCTTAAATCGACCGGGACCAATATTGTGGCGGCGAACATGAGCCTGGGCCAATATAACTCTGGGGCGGATAAATACGCGGAAGAGAACCCGAGCAATTTAAAGGACCGCTGCCAGGAGGCTTATAACCAGGGGATAGTTTTGGTGGCGGCGGCCGGTAACGATAACGTTGACTGGAATACTTATCCCGCTTACTACTCCACGGTAATAGCGGTGGCGGCGACCGACACGACCGACAAGCGTTCGGTCTGGAGCAGCGGGCAGGCTTCGAATTACGGCAGTTGGGTCGATGTGGCCGCCCCCGGGAGCGGGATTTACAGCACCGGACATCCAGAATCAAGCGTCCAGGAGAATAATTATTATGGTAGTTGGAGCGGGACTTCGCTTGCTTCCCCTTATGTCGCCGGCCTGGCCGGCCTGGTCAAAGCGGCCTTTCCTGCCTCGAGCAATGCGCAGATCATGGACCAGATCGAGAACTGGACCGATAATATAGATGCCCAGCAAGACCCGGCCTATGTCGGCAAGCTGGGGAGCGGCCGGATCAATGTCTATAAAACGCTGGTCAGCGCCGGGTTGCTGGCCAACATCAGCGCGCCGGCCGCCGGGGCGTACCTCCGGGGGACGGTGACGGTCAGCGGCAGCGCCAGCGGCTGGAACTTCGGGGCCTACACGCTCGAGGCGGTCAGTAACGGAAGCGTGGAGGCGACCATTACCAGCAGTTCCAGCCAAGTCGATAATAATACCCTGGCCAACTGGGACACGACCACGGTCAGCGACGGGGCCAAGAGCCTGCGCCTCCGGGTCTATACTGTCGACGGCGCGAGCCTGGAAACGGCGGAGGCCGTGACTGTCAATAACATCCTGCCGGTCGCGGCCTTGCTCACGCCGGCCGCTGGCGCTACGGTGGAGGGGCGGACGACGATCACCGGCACGGCCAGTAACGCTTTCCTCGACCATTATTTGCTGGAGTATGGTTCAGGTGAAGCCCCGGTCGTCTATCAGACGATCCGCCTTGGTTATACTTCGGTGACCAACGGCGCGCTCGGAACCTGGGAGAGCGCCGGCCTGTCGGGCAACTATACTCTCCGCCTGACCGCCTATAACCAGGCCGGATCAGCGGCGACTACCTCGGAAATAGTGGCGATCAAGAGCGAAGCGCCGACCAAGGAGATCGAACCGCAGCCCGGCCTCCCGCTGACCTTTGCCCTGCCGAACCCTTTTGACCGGCAGAGCGCCGGCGAGGTTTCCCTGGTTTACAACTTACAGGGAAATTTCAATACCACCATCTATCTTTTTGACCTGAACGGTAACCTGATCTGGCGCCGGACGTACGGGGCCGGGGAAAATGGGGGGAAGTCCGGGGCGAACAACCCGGGCTGGAACGGCCAGAATTTATACGGTGAAGGGGTCCCGAACGGGGTTTATTTCTACCAGATAACTTCCGACCGCCAAGTCATTGGCCGCGGCAAGATCATCGTCCTCAATTAA